CCAAATCGTGAAGCTCGATCTGCCGGCTCGGCTCCATCAGCATCGATTTGATGGCGGACGCGAGAAGTGAGCCGCGGGAGCCTTGATCGGCCTGGGTGAGCGACGCCTTGATGGACGCGCTATCGACTGCTCCCTCACCCAGAATTCTAAGGACGGCGGTGACTAGGGCGTGTCCTGCGGATCTTCGGTGATCGTTCGGTCACGATGTGTGGGTGGTTGGACGGGGTGAGGTTACTGACCGGGCGTGGGCGCGGATTGAGCCGTTGTTGCCGGACGCTGGAACGCCTGGTGGCAGGTGGCGTGACCATCGGCAGGTGGTCAACGCCATCTTGTGGAAGTTGCGTACCGGGGCGCCGTGGCGTGACCTGCCAGAACGCTACGGGCCATGGAAGACAGCCCATGAGCGGTTAAGGAAATGGACCGCGGACGGCACCTGGGACACGCTGATGAGCGAGGTCGTCACCAAGGACGACTCGATCGGTGAGGTCGAGTGGGTGATCAGCGTGGACTCCACCTACATCCGGGCACACCAGCATGCTGCTGGGGCCCGGAAAAAGGGGGCTGCGCGAACTGGATCGAAGACCTCGCCATACCCGGAGAAGCCCTGGGCAGGTCCCGGGGCGGGCTGACCAGCAAACTGCACCTGGCCGTCGACGGCGCCGGGCTGCCGGTCAGCGTGATCCTCACCCCGGGTCCGGCGGGTGACAACCCTCAACTGCTGCCGCTGCTGGATGAGATCTCCGACCTGCGGATTGACGGGGTGCGGGTGCAGGTCGGGCGAGTGCTGGCCGACAAGGCCTACTCCCATCCCTCTACCCGCAAAGCCTTACGGCGCAGGCGAATCAAGGTCACCATCCCCGAGCGGGCCGACCAGATCCAACGCCGCAAACAACGCGGCCAAGCCGGCGGGCGCCCACCAGCGTTCGACGCCGAGATCTACCGGGACCGCAACGTGGTCGAACGCTGCTTCAACCGCCTCAAGCAGTTCCGCGGCCTGGCCACCCGCTACGCCAAAAGAGCCGCCTACTACCGCTCCGAAGTCCTCATCGCCTGCCTCATCCTGCTCCTGCGATGAAGATCCGCAGGACACGCCCTAGGCGGATCGTCTCGTCCTTGGCGTCTTCGCCGAAAAGGTCAACTCGCTGAAGCGAGTCGAGCGTGCGCCCCGCACCGAGGTCGTAGTCAGGAAGCTTGCAGTCGTCCAGGCGCACGGGGATCAGCCACACGCGTCCTGGGGGGTGCTGCCGGAACTGCTCCACCGCGAGGAGAAGTTCCTCGTGCTGGTAGGATTGGTCTCGAGCCTGGCTGCTACTAGAGAACACCGCGAGGAACGCTAGGGCGTTGCGCTGGATCGCCTTGCGGATGGTGAGTTTCCAGTCCTCTCCGGGCGACAGCTTCATCTTGTCGGTCCAGACCGGGATGTCGGCCGCCTTCAGGGCGCTCACGATGTCCTGCATCCGGTCGACGTCCTCGCGGACGTAGGAAATGAAGGCGTGGCCGGCCGCCTCATTGGAGATCGTCATGACGAGAACCCTAATGACGGGCACCGTGCGCCGTACACCTCCGGCGTATATACAGTCGCTTCGACCATGATTTGCCACGTGCATGCCGTGCCGATGCTCTACTCAGTTGGTCCGTTCGTAGGCGGCGCTACGGGTGGCTACCGCGTGGTGCCCAACCGTTGGGACGGTTTGGTTGGTATCTCGGGTTGACCTCAACCCCACCGAGCCAGAACTCACCGACCAACCACCGCGTTGCGCCCAGGGGGCGGCTGCCGATCGAAAGGCCTCCGCCGGACCGCCAGGAGCGCCTCGATCTCGGTGGCCCCGCTAGGGCCGCCAAGGCACACCACTCGGCCAGCACGTCGATTAGTGGCAGTTCCGCTCGGCTGACTCGGTGGGAGGCCATCCATGCCTTGCTCATGACCGAACTGGGTAGGGGCGTGTCAATGGTTCTGTCAATGAAACGGAGCTGCAGCGCTCCGGTCACGGCAGTCCAGACAGAGTGGCGTCCATCAAAGTGGTGTACCGCAGGCGCCTTGTTGATGGGCGTGTCGTAGACGTGTAGGGCGGTCATCGCGTGATCCTTCGAACTGAGTTCCCGCTCAAGCTCAAGGAGACCTTCGCGATGACCGCCAAGCCCAGTATGACCCCTGACCGGTTCCTGCATGAGCAGTTAGGGCGTGTCTCCCGAATGTCGGCCTTCCGGGCTGCGATGGTTGACCGATGTCGCGTTCAGCCGTGCTGTCCGATGCCCAGTGGGAGCTGATCGAGCCCTTGATGCCGTCCTCGGACGGCAAGCGGGGCAACAGGTTTCGGGACCACCGCAGGATCGTCGAGGGTGTCGTGTACCGGTTCCGGACCGGCATCGCCTGGCGTGACCTGCCGGAGCGGTTCGGGCCGTGGCAGACGGTCTGGAAGCGGCATCGCCGGTTCTGCGGCGACGGCACTTGGGACCGGATCCACACCGCGCTGCTCGCGCACGCCGACGCGGCCGGTGACATCGACTGGTCGGTCAGCGTGGACTCGACGATCAACCGCGCGCACCAGCACGGCACCAACCTGACCAGGCCCGCCACTGGCACAGGGGGAACTGTCGAATCACACGAATCTGCGGATCGAGCCGGCTGACCACGCCATCGGCCGCTCCCGCGGAGGCCTGAGCACGAAGATTCACCACTTGTGCGACGGCAAGGGCCGCCCGCTCGTGCTGCTGCTCGGGCCCGGCCAGGCCAACGACTCGCCGATGTTCGCGAACCTGCTCAAGGCGATTCGCGTACCCAGGCAGGGTCGAGGGCGCCCGCGGACCCGACCCGACGCGGTCCTGGCGGACAAGGCGTACTCCTCCCGCGGCAACCGGGCGCTGCTGCGCTCCCGTGGCATCACCGCCGTGATCGCCGAACCGTCCGACCAGACAGGAAACCGCAAACGCAAGGGCTCCAAGGGTGGCCGACCACCGACGTTCGACGCCGAGGCGTACAAGGGGCGCAACGTCATCGAGCGTTCTTTCAACGTCCTGAAGCAGTGGCGAGGCTTGGCCACCAGGTACGACAAGCTCGCCCTGACCTACCGCGGCGGCGTCGTACTCGGCGCGATCATCACCTGGCTACGCGAACTGGGAGACACGCCCTAGCTGCTGCGTCGCCGGACCTGCTGCGCGAGTTGTTGTCCACGTTCATCGACGCGCTGATGGGTGCCGAAGCCGACGCGGTCTGCGGCGCACCCTACGGGGTGGCCAGCCCGGACCGGACGAACTCCCGTAACGGCTACCGTCACCGTGACTTCGACACCCGCACCGGCACGATCGACGTGGCGATCCCCAA
This Actinopolymorpha cephalotaxi DNA region includes the following protein-coding sequences:
- a CDS encoding toll/interleukin-1 receptor domain-containing protein, translated to MTISNEAAGHAFISYVREDVDRMQDIVSALKAADIPVWTDKMKLSPGEDWKLTIRKAIQRNALAFLAVFSSSSQARDQSYQHEELLLAVEQFRQHPPGRVWLIPVRLDDCKLPDYDLGAGRTLDSLQRVDLFGEDAKDETIRLGRVLRIFIAGAG